The Eleutherodactylus coqui strain aEleCoq1 chromosome 13, aEleCoq1.hap1, whole genome shotgun sequence genome includes a window with the following:
- the PCMTD2 gene encoding protein-L-isoaspartate O-methyltransferase domain-containing protein 2 translates to MGGAVSAGEDNDDLIDNLKEAQYIRTEEVEQAFRAIDRADYYLDEYKEIAYKDLAWKHGNIHLSAPCIYSEVMEALELQPGLSFLNLGSGTGYLSTMVGLILGPFGVNHGVELHPDVIEYAKQKLDQFVRTSDSFDKFDFCEPSFVAGNCLEISLESSAYDRVYCGAGVQREHEEYMKNLLKVGGILVMPLEEKLTKITRTGLTTWDTKKILAVSFAPLVQPSKTDNGRRHPLHLPPPNVRSLQDLARITIRGRIKKRIKQETTCRGGAGVLKYPPRYKRKRLRRRQMETIVFLDKEMFASRIPNPFDDNNNCEDVEEDPREEEERATSDTKQDPPVNYLREKILSLPLPDPLKYYLLYYREK, encoded by the exons ATGGGAGGAGCGGTGAGCGCCGGCGAGGACAACGACGACCTGATCGACAACTTGAAGGAGGCTCAGTACATCCGCACCGAAGAGGTGGAGCAGGCGTTCCGCGCCATTGACCGTGCGGATTACTACCTGGATGAATACAAGGAAATTGCGTATAAAGATTTGGCGTGGAAACACGGGAACATCCACCTGTCCGCCCCCTGCATCTACTCGGAGGTGATGGAGGCGCTGGAGCTACAGCCGGGCCTGTCCTTCCTAAACCTGGGCAGCGGCACCGGATATCTGAGCACGATGGTGGGACTCATCCTGG GACCATTTGGAGTGAACCATGGAGTGGAGCTTCATCCAGACGTCATCGAATATGCAAAGCAAAAGTTGGATCAGTTCGTCCGCACAAGCGACAGCTTCGACAA GTTTGACTTCTGTGAACCATCCTTCGTGGCTGGGAACTGCCTGGAAATCTCTCTGGAATCCTCGGCTTATGACCGCGTGTACTGTGGAGCCGGAGTACAGAGGGAGCACGAGGAGTACATGAAGAACCTGCTGAAAGTGGGTGGCATACTTGTGATGCCACTTGAAGAGAAG CTTACAAAGATAACCCGCACGGGTCTAACCACCTGGGACACCAAGAAGATCCTGGCCGTGTCATTCGCTCCTCTAGTGCAACCAAGTAAAACCGACAACGGGAGGAGACACCCGCTGCATCTGC CTCCTCCCAACGTGCGCTCACTGCAAGACTTGGCTCGAATCACCATCAGAGGACGTATTAAGAAGCGCATCAAACAAGAGACCACCTGCAGGGGTGGTGCCGGGGTCCTAAAATACCCCCCACGCTACAAGCGTAAGCGTCTGCGCCGCCGCCAAATGGAAACCATAGTCTTTCTAGACAAAGAAATGTTCGCCAGCCGCATCCCAAACCCCTTTGACGACAACAACAACTGCGAAGACGTGGAGGAAGATCCCAGAGAAGAGGAAGAGCGAGCAACTAGCGACACAAAGCAAGACCCTCCTGTCAACTATCTCCGAGAGAAGATCCTGAGCCTGCCTCTTCCCGATCCGCTGAAGTACTATCTACTCTACTACCGAGAGAAATAG